One Rosa chinensis cultivar Old Blush chromosome 3, RchiOBHm-V2, whole genome shotgun sequence DNA window includes the following coding sequences:
- the LOC112191563 gene encoding S-adenosylmethionine synthase 4, with protein MSGAQRVRRNSRFSLRLFSTSLYKHTQLALPSLLSFPSTLSSFLLHTHQQEMETFLFTSESVNEGHPDKLCDQVSDAILDACLEQDPESKVACETCTKTNMVMVFGEITTKAKVDYEKIVRDTCRGIGFVSADVGLDADKCKVLVNIEEQSPEIAQGVHGHFTKKPEEIGAGDQGHMFGYATDETPELMPLTHVLSTKLGAKLTEVRKNKTVPWLRPDGKTQVTVEYRNDNGAMVPLRVHTILISTQHDETVTNEQIAADLKEHVIKPVVPAQYIDDKTIYHLNPSGRFVIGGPHGDAGLTGRKIIIDTYGGWGAHGGGAFSGKDPTKVDRSGAYIVRQAAKSVVASGLARRCIVQVSYAIGVPDPLSVFVDTYKTGKIPDKDILALIKENFDFRPGMIALNLDMKRGGNFRYLKTAAYGHFGRDDPDFTWETVKHLKPNA; from the exons TCTTCTTTCATTTCCTTCAACCCTCTCATCATTCCTCCTTCACACACATCAACAAG AAATGGAGACCTTCCTCTTTACATCCGAATCTGTCAATGAGGGTCACCCCGACAAGCTCTGCGATCAAGTCTCGGATGCTATTCTCGATGCCTGCTTGGAACAGGACCCAGAGAGCAAAGTGGCATGCGAGACGTGTACAAAAACCAATATGGTCATGGTGTTTGGTGAAATCACAACCAAGGCTAAGGTAGACTACGAGAAGATTGTTCGAGACACATGCAGAGGAATTGGGTTTGTATCAGCAGATGTAGGCCTTGATGCTGACAAGTGCAAGGTCCTTGTCAACATTGAGGAACAAAGCCCCGAAATTGCGCAAGGGGTTCACGGCCATTTCACCAAGAAGCCTGAGGAAATCGGAGCCGGTGACCAAGGCCACATGTTTGGTTATGCCACAGATGAAACACCTGAGCTCATGCCTTTAACTCATGTCCTTTCTACTAAGCTTGGTGCCAAGCTCACTGAGGTCAGGAAGAACAAAACCGTCCCGTGGTTGAGGCCTGATGGTAAGACCCAAGTGACTGTTGAGTACAGAAATGATAACGGAGCCATGGTCCCTCTTCGGGTGCACACTATCCTTATCTCAACCCAACATGATGAGACTGTCACAAATGAGCAGATTGCTGCTGATTTGAAGGAACATGTGATCAAACCTGTTGTCCCAGCCCAGTACATTGATGACAAAACCATTTATCACCTCAACCCTTCGGGACGTTTTGTCATCGGAGGACCCCATGGAGATGCTGGCCTTACTGGTCGAAAGATCATTATAGATACCTATGGTGGTTGGGGTGCACATGGTGGTGGTGCTTTCTCGGGTAAGGATCCTACCAAGGTGGACCGAAGTGGAGCATACATTGTAAGGCAGGCAGCAAAGAGTGTGGTGGCGTCTGGCCTTGCTCGCCGATGCATTGTTCAGGTTTCGTACGCAATCGGTGTCCCTGATCCACTATCAGTGTTTGTGGATACCTACAAAACAGGCAAAATCCCAGACAAGGACATACTGGCTCTTATTAAGGAAAATTTTGACTTCAGGCCAGGAATGATTGCACTCAACCTTGATATGAAAAGGGGAGGCAACTTCAGGTATCTGAAGACTGCAGCTTATGGACACTTTGGCCGCGATGACCCAGATTTCACTTGGGAAACCGTAAAGCACCTCAAGCCAAATGCTTAA
- the LOC112191565 gene encoding thioredoxin-like 3-3 → MEGGTGSTGDDANTNNGLDGTTFNLPANRHGNLKTASSDQSLSDILLQIKSSKTPAVINYGATWCRVCSQILPAFCKLSNSFPKLSFVYADIDECPETTQHIRYTPTFHFYRDGERVDEMFGAGEERLHDRLWLHS, encoded by the exons atggagggaGGAACTGGGTCGACCGGCGACGACGCCAACACCAACAACGGCTTAGACGGCACAACCTTCAATTTGCCGGCGAATCGCCATGGGAACCTAAAGACTGCCTCTAGTGATCAAAGCCTCAGCGACATTCTTCTTCAAATCAAGTCCTCCAAAACCCCT GCAGTTATCAATTACGGCGCAACCTG GTGTCGAGTGTGCAGCCAGATTCTTCCTGCATTCTGCAAGCTGAGTAATAGTTTCCCAAAGCTGTCGTTCGTCTATGCAGATATTGATGAATGCCCTGAAACAACTCAGCACATTCGGTATACGCCGACGTTTCATTTCTACAGAGATGGTGAGAGGGTGGATGAGATGTTTGGTGCCGGCGAAGAGCGGCTTCATGATCGCTTGTGGTTGCACTCTTGA